The following are encoded in a window of Ferribacterium limneticum genomic DNA:
- a CDS encoding retention module-containing protein: MAQAQVIAQVSVLSGQAFARDSAGNTRRLKLGDSIREGESVVAADGAKVVLTLADGREIDVRPGETARIDAEVAATIKPDAADSAIVNNQEGFKKIASAIQAGSDLDALLDEEAPAAGLAGQGGNEGHTFVEFLRIVETVDPLAYQFGTERGRPLETIEGAPGTQSIAPVVSTILSVDDPLDPGVNSVTVPEGNEAVFTVTISNASSTATSYDLSLASGSATLGGDFTNALGFSNGVTYDSSTGQVSVPAGVTSFTVTVPTSNDGVHETSENFTLTVGGVVGTGIITDNDDRPVFNMGSDFVVDEAAGTITFTVTKSGATDLASSVNFNTVDGSAVAGEDYAASSGTLNFAAGETVKTVTVAITNDAIFEGAQDFSLQLSAPSNATLGDNTQVATIVDDGRTLPGGPANDDRPSLSIGSDVIIDEAAGTVTFTVTKTGVTEQPVTVDFATANGSATAGADYTGQSGTLSFAAGETVKTITIAIANDTQYEISEDFSVSISNPVNAVLGTSSATGTIVDDGRSLPGGGTANDDRPGFSINDLTIDEAAGTVTFTVTRTGDLSQSAAVDYAGQDNTATGADYGVAAGTLNFAAGIASQTITVAIANDGTFEGAEQFNLNLANPVGAVIVDGQGVGTIVDDGRTLPPGVPANDDRPVFNMGSDFVVDEAAGTITFTVTKSGATDLASSVNFNTVDGSAVAGEDYAASSGTLNFAAGETVKTVTVAITNDAIFEGAQDFSLQLSAPSNATLGDNTQVATIVDDGRTLPGGPANDDRPSLSIGSDVIIDEAAGTVTFTVTKTGVTEQPVTVDFATANGSATAGADYTGQSGTLSFAAGETVKTITIAIANDTQYEISEDFSVSISNPVNAVLGTSSATGTIVDDGRSLPGGGTANDDRPGFSINDLTIDEAAGTVTFTVTRTGDLSQSAAVDYAGQDNTATGADYSVAAGTLSFAAGIASQTITVAIANDGTFEGAEQFNLNLANPVGAVIVDGQGVGTIVDDGRTLPGGPANDDRPVFNMGSDFVVDEAAGTITFTVTKSGATDLASSVNFNTIDGSAVAGEDYAASSGTLNFAAGETVKTVTVAITNDAIFEGAQDFSVQLSAPSNATLGDNTQVATIVDDGRTLPGGPANDDRPSLSIGSDVIIDEAAGTVTFTVTKTGGSEQPVSVDFATANGSATAGADYTGQSGTLSFAAGETVKTITIAIANDTQYEISEDFSVSISNPVNAVLGTSSATGTIVDDGRSLPGGGTANDDRPGFSINDLTIDEAAGTVTFTVTRTGDLSQSAAVDYAGQDNTATGADYGVAAGTLSFAAGIASQTITVAIANDGTFEGAEQFNLNLANPVGAVIVDGQGVGTIVDDGRTLPPGVPANDDRPVFNMGSDFVVDEAAGTITFTVTKSGATDLASSVNFNTVDGSAVAGEDYAASSGTLNFAAGETVKTVTVAITNDAIFEGAQDFSLQLSAPSNATLGDNTQVATIVDDGRTLPGGPANDDRPSLSIGSDVIIDEAAGTVTFTVTKTGVTEQPVTVDFATANGSATAGADYTGQSGTLSFAAGETVKTITIAIANDTQYEISEDFSVSISNPVNAVLGTSSATGTIVDDGRSLPGGGTANDDRPGFSINDLTIDEAAGTVTFTVTRTGDLSQSAAVDYAGQDNTATGADYSVAAGTLSFAAGIASQTITVAIANDGTFEGAEQFNLNLANPVGAVIVDGQGVGTIVDDGRTLPGGPANDDRPVFNMGSDFVVDEAAGTITFTVTKSGATDLASSVNFNTIDGSAVAGEDYAASSGTLNFAAGETVKTVTVAITNDAIFEGAQDFSVQLSAPSNATLGDNTQVATIVDDGRTLPGGPANDDRPSLSIGSDVIIDEAAGTVTFTVTKTGGSEQPVSVDFATANGSATAGADYTGQSGTLSFAAGETVKTITIAIANDTQYEISEDFSVSISNPVNAVLGTSSATGTIVDDGRSLPGGGTANDDRPGFSINDLTIDEAAGTVTFTVTRTGDLTQSAAVDYAGQDNTATGADYSVAAGTLSFAAGIASQTITVAIANDGTFEGAEQFNLNLANPVGAVIVDGQGVGTIVDDGRTLPGVPANDDRPTLSIDSPTVSEGGYATFTATLSNASTTAVTFTPSLTGGTATLGTDTSAASTLQYYNGTAWVLATGGVSIPAGSTSVQLRLQTTDDLLDEPAENFSLTGTVTSGNTANASATGTASITDNDPTPSFSINDITVNEAAGTATFTVSLSAASGQATSVNWGLSNGTALSGSDYTMGSGTLNFAAGITSQTITVSILNDTPRVYEGSETFNVNLSSSVNATIADNLGVGTIMDNGTGGGGSDDDRPTLSIDSPTVTEGGYATFTATLSNASTTAVTFTPSLTGGTATLGTDTSAASTLEYYNGTAWVSATGGVSIPAGSTSVQLRLQTTDDLLDEPAENFSLTGTVTSGNTANASATGTASITDNDPTPSFSINDITVNEAAGTATFTVTLSAASGQATSVNWGLSNGTALAGSDYTNNSGTLNFAPGVTTQTITVAILNDSPRVYEGSETFNVNLSSAVNATIADNLGVGTIMDNGTGGGGSDDDRPTLSIDSPTVTEGGYATFTATLSNASTTAVTFTPSLTGGTATLGTDTSAASTLQYYNGTAWVSATGGVSIPAGSTSVQLRLQTTDDLLDEPAENFSLTGTVTSGNTANASATGTASITDNDTTPTVGTAGAVLSEEGLTGGIADTTGNTDTTDVRTITGTIPVADADGNALTVTLTAPLTALTSNGQPVTWSGSGTQTLIGSAGGNEVIRVSVDNAGNYTATLSKAVDHPLNSQEDVLSFNVGVTASDSAQSGTGTLTISIEDDMPTAIPGTQTVVLPSQDTNIMLILDVSGSMSDDADGVAGGPTRLDVMKSSVNMMLDQYDNLGDIKVRIVTFSSNAAERDAVWVDVTRAKQIVNGLTANGSTNYDAALVTAQGAFTDSGKIVGAKNVSYFLTDGQPTAASDWDGSGPLTSQNGIQSGEETLWVNFLTANQINSMAYGMGTGATQVNMNPVAYDGINQVNTNAIVVANPAVDLPPILRDSIVMPTVGELVNGSLGAGSGIGADGGVLAAFVLNGTTYSSGGAVSGTNRGTYDAATNSWTVTSTAGGKFAVDMDNSQYTYTPPASTATQYSESIAYTLRDNDGDSASSVLTIDVMPPQVVTLTSTNASITGLNMGLSGEYFGYNEYRDGTASDPAYEGSTTVRLHSDDGTADAGSANNVDRLADVEAIIEGRNNNTNLINNAILSDPTKADATFSVNKVEFGLPAGSNTPLFSNDLGQNGKVTSGAIGATAGGNTNNLYTFLKVSSGNVDGLAATSGLGDTTDAVIRMVGYIYIPAGGVYDMRVTADDGYRVLINGQNLGQADFIQSTATQVYSGVTLSEGLQPIEILYWDQAGHASLRVEFKASGAADSTYKIIGNDEYALFSPSDVPALGANEDIVESTTNGVWQIREGETYNGTNIPEKIVGSDGKDTIHAGGGNDIVQGGSGSDLISGGAGDDVLSGGLGSDTFAWTLADQGSVGLPAKDIIADFNVASKAAGGDVLDLRDLLPTATTGAALDGYLNFSTSGSDTVIDVKPDGANVTQQIVLAGVDLGATGANDVTIINDLLTKGKLITD; encoded by the coding sequence ATGGCTCAAGCCCAAGTTATCGCCCAAGTATCCGTTCTCTCTGGTCAAGCATTTGCGCGGGATAGCGCAGGAAATACCCGCCGCCTGAAGCTTGGAGATTCGATACGCGAAGGCGAGAGCGTGGTCGCTGCAGATGGCGCCAAGGTGGTCCTGACGCTGGCCGATGGCCGCGAGATCGATGTGCGTCCGGGCGAAACGGCAAGGATTGACGCGGAAGTAGCCGCAACGATCAAGCCGGACGCTGCCGATAGCGCCATTGTCAATAATCAGGAGGGCTTCAAGAAGATTGCCTCGGCCATTCAAGCAGGCAGCGATCTCGATGCGCTGCTGGACGAAGAAGCGCCGGCCGCTGGTCTGGCTGGTCAGGGCGGTAACGAAGGCCACACCTTTGTCGAATTCCTCCGGATCGTTGAAACCGTTGATCCGCTGGCATATCAGTTTGGAACCGAGCGTGGTCGGCCGTTGGAGACCATCGAAGGGGCTCCGGGAACGCAGAGTATCGCTCCGGTTGTTAGCACCATCCTCTCCGTGGATGACCCGCTCGACCCGGGCGTCAACAGCGTCACCGTGCCGGAAGGTAACGAAGCAGTGTTCACCGTCACTATCTCCAACGCATCGAGCACGGCCACCAGCTACGACCTGTCCTTGGCCTCCGGCAGCGCCACGCTGGGTGGTGATTTTACCAACGCTCTGGGGTTCAGCAATGGCGTCACCTACGACAGCAGCACCGGACAAGTCAGCGTCCCGGCTGGCGTCACCAGCTTCACGGTCACCGTTCCGACCAGCAATGACGGGGTTCACGAAACTTCGGAAAACTTCACCCTGACCGTCGGCGGCGTTGTAGGCACCGGCATCATCACCGACAACGACGACCGTCCGGTCTTCAACATGGGCTCGGACTTCGTGGTAGACGAAGCGGCCGGCACCATCACCTTCACGGTGACCAAGAGCGGCGCCACCGATCTCGCCTCCAGCGTCAACTTCAATACTGTCGACGGCAGCGCCGTCGCCGGAGAAGACTACGCTGCGAGCAGCGGCACGCTCAACTTTGCCGCCGGCGAAACGGTCAAGACCGTCACCGTCGCCATCACCAACGACGCCATCTTCGAAGGCGCCCAGGACTTCAGCCTCCAGCTCAGTGCCCCGAGCAACGCCACCCTTGGTGACAACACGCAAGTTGCCACCATCGTCGATGACGGTCGTACCCTGCCGGGCGGCCCGGCCAACGACGACCGTCCGAGCCTGAGCATCGGCAGCGACGTCATCATCGACGAAGCCGCCGGTACGGTCACCTTCACGGTGACCAAGACGGGGGTCACCGAACAGCCGGTCACTGTCGACTTCGCCACCGCCAACGGCAGCGCCACGGCCGGAGCCGACTACACCGGGCAAAGCGGCACGCTGAGCTTTGCCGCCGGCGAGACGGTGAAGACCATCACCATTGCCATCGCCAACGACACGCAATACGAAATCTCGGAAGACTTCAGCGTCTCGATCAGCAACCCGGTGAACGCCGTCCTCGGCACCAGCAGCGCCACCGGCACCATCGTTGATGACGGCCGCAGCCTGCCCGGTGGCGGCACCGCCAACGACGACCGTCCGGGCTTCTCGATCAACGACCTGACCATCGACGAAGCCGCCGGCACCGTCACCTTCACGGTCACCCGGACGGGCGACCTGAGCCAAAGCGCCGCCGTCGACTACGCCGGACAAGACAACACGGCGACCGGCGCCGACTACGGCGTTGCCGCCGGCACGCTCAACTTTGCGGCGGGCATCGCCAGCCAGACCATCACCGTCGCCATCGCCAACGACGGCACCTTCGAAGGGGCCGAACAATTCAACCTCAACCTCGCCAACCCGGTTGGTGCCGTCATTGTTGACGGCCAGGGTGTTGGCACCATTGTTGATGATGGTCGTACCCTGCCGCCGGGCGTTCCGGCCAACGACGACCGTCCGGTCTTCAACATGGGCTCGGACTTCGTGGTAGACGAAGCGGCCGGCACCATCACCTTCACGGTGACCAAGAGCGGCGCCACCGATCTCGCCTCCAGCGTCAACTTCAATACTGTCGACGGCAGCGCCGTCGCCGGAGAAGACTACGCTGCGAGCAGCGGCACGCTCAACTTTGCCGCCGGCGAAACGGTCAAGACCGTCACCGTCGCCATCACCAACGACGCCATCTTCGAAGGCGCCCAGGACTTCAGCCTCCAGCTCAGTGCCCCGAGCAACGCCACCCTTGGTGACAACACGCAAGTTGCCACCATCGTCGATGACGGTCGTACCCTGCCGGGCGGCCCGGCCAACGACGACCGTCCGAGCCTGAGCATCGGCAGCGACGTCATCATCGACGAAGCCGCCGGTACGGTCACCTTCACGGTGACCAAGACGGGGGTCACCGAACAGCCGGTCACTGTCGACTTCGCCACCGCCAACGGCAGCGCCACGGCCGGAGCCGACTACACCGGGCAAAGCGGCACGCTGAGCTTTGCCGCCGGCGAGACGGTGAAGACCATCACCATTGCCATCGCCAACGACACGCAATACGAAATCTCGGAAGACTTCAGCGTCTCGATCAGCAACCCGGTGAACGCCGTCCTCGGCACCAGCAGCGCCACCGGCACCATCGTTGATGACGGCCGCAGCCTGCCCGGTGGCGGCACCGCCAACGACGACCGTCCGGGCTTCTCGATCAACGACCTGACCATCGACGAAGCCGCCGGCACCGTCACCTTCACGGTCACCCGGACGGGCGACCTGAGCCAAAGCGCCGCCGTCGACTACGCCGGACAAGACAACACGGCGACCGGCGCCGACTACAGCGTTGCCGCCGGCACCCTGAGCTTTGCCGCCGGCATCGCCAGCCAGACCATCACCGTCGCCATCGCCAACGACGGCACCTTCGAAGGCGCCGAACAATTCAACCTCAACCTCGCCAACCCGGTCGGTGCCGTCATTGTTGACGGCCAGGGTGTTGGCACCATTGTTGATGATGGCCGTACCCTGCCGGGTGGCCCGGCCAACGACGACCGTCCGGTCTTCAACATGGGCTCGGACTTCGTGGTAGACGAAGCGGCCGGCACCATCACCTTCACGGTGACCAAGAGCGGTGCCACCGATCTGGCGTCCAGCGTCAACTTCAATACTATCGACGGCAGCGCCGTCGCCGGAGAAGACTACGCTGCGAGCAGCGGCACGCTCAACTTTGCGGCGGGAGAAACGGTCAAGACCGTCACCGTCGCCATCACCAACGACGCCATCTTCGAAGGCGCCCAGGACTTCAGTGTCCAGCTCAGCGCCCCGAGCAACGCCACCCTTGGTGACAACACCCAGGTCGCCACCATTGTGGACGACGGCCGTACCCTGCCGGGCGGCCCGGCCAACGACGACCGGCCGAGCCTGAGCATCGGCAGCGACGTCATCATCGACGAAGCGGCCGGCACCGTCACCTTCACGGTGACCAAGACGGGGGGCAGCGAACAGCCGGTCAGCGTCGACTTCGCCACCGCCAACGGCAGCGCCACGGCCGGAGCCGACTACACCGGGCAAAGCGGCACGCTGAGCTTTGCCGCCGGCGAGACGGTGAAGACCATCACCATTGCCATCGCCAACGACACGCAATACGAAATCTCGGAAGACTTCAGCGTCTCGATCAGCAACCCGGTGAACGCCGTGCTCGGCACCAGCAGCGCCACCGGCACCATCGTTGATGACGGCCGCAGCCTGCCCGGTGGCGGCACCGCCAACGACGACCGTCCGGGCTTCTCGATCAACGACCTGACCATCGACGAAGCCGCCGGCACCGTCACCTTCACGGTCACCCGGACGGGCGACCTGAGCCAAAGCGCCGCCGTCGACTACGCCGGACAAGACAACACGGCGACCGGCGCCGACTACGGCGTTGCCGCCGGCACCCTGAGCTTTGCCGCCGGCATCGCCAGCCAGACCATCACCGTCGCCATCGCCAACGACGGCACCTTCGAAGGGGCCGAACAATTCAACCTCAACCTCGCCAACCCGGTTGGTGCCGTCATTGTTGACGGCCAGGGTGTTGGCACCATTGTTGATGATGGTCGTACCCTGCCGCCGGGCGTTCCGGCCAACGACGACCGTCCGGTCTTCAACATGGGCTCGGACTTCGTGGTAGACGAAGCGGCCGGCACCATCACCTTCACGGTGACCAAGAGCGGCGCCACCGATCTCGCCTCCAGCGTCAACTTCAATACTGTCGACGGCAGCGCCGTCGCCGGAGAAGACTACGCTGCGAGCAGCGGCACGCTCAACTTTGCCGCCGGCGAAACGGTCAAGACCGTCACCGTCGCCATCACCAACGACGCCATCTTCGAAGGCGCCCAGGACTTCAGCCTCCAGCTCAGTGCCCCGAGCAACGCCACCCTTGGTGACAACACGCAAGTTGCCACCATCGTCGATGACGGTCGTACCCTGCCGGGCGGCCCGGCCAACGACGACCGTCCGAGCCTGAGCATCGGCAGCGACGTCATCATCGACGAAGCCGCCGGTACGGTCACCTTCACGGTGACCAAGACGGGGGTCACCGAACAGCCGGTCACTGTCGACTTCGCCACCGCCAACGGCAGCGCCACGGCCGGAGCCGACTACACCGGGCAAAGCGGCACGCTGAGCTTTGCCGCCGGCGAGACGGTGAAGACCATCACCATTGCCATCGCCAACGACACGCAATACGAAATCTCGGAAGACTTCAGCGTCTCGATCAGCAACCCGGTGAACGCCGTCCTCGGCACCAGCAGCGCCACCGGCACCATCGTTGATGACGGCCGCAGCCTGCCCGGTGGCGGCACCGCCAACGACGACCGTCCGGGCTTCTCGATCAACGACCTGACCATCGACGAAGCCGCCGGCACCGTCACCTTCACGGTCACCCGGACGGGCGACCTGAGCCAAAGCGCCGCCGTCGACTACGCCGGACAAGACAACACGGCGACCGGCGCCGACTACAGCGTTGCCGCCGGCACCCTGAGCTTTGCCGCCGGCATCGCCAGCCAGACCATCACCGTCGCCATCGCCAACGACGGCACCTTCGAAGGCGCCGAACAATTCAACCTCAACCTCGCCAACCCGGTCGGTGCCGTCATTGTTGACGGCCAGGGTGTTGGCACCATTGTTGATGATGGCCGTACCCTGCCGGGTGGCCCGGCCAACGACGACCGTCCGGTCTTCAACATGGGCTCGGACTTCGTGGTAGACGAAGCGGCCGGCACCATCACCTTCACGGTGACCAAGAGCGGTGCCACCGATCTGGCGTCCAGCGTCAACTTCAATACTATCGACGGCAGCGCCGTCGCCGGAGAAGACTACGCTGCGAGCAGCGGCACGCTCAACTTTGCGGCGGGAGAAACGGTCAAGACCGTCACCGTCGCCATCACCAACGACGCCATCTTCGAAGGCGCCCAGGACTTCAGTGTCCAGCTCAGCGCCCCGAGCAACGCCACCCTTGGTGACAACACCCAGGTCGCCACCATTGTGGACGACGGCCGTACCCTGCCGGGCGGCCCGGCCAACGACGACCGGCCGAGCCTGAGCATCGGCAGCGACGTCATCATCGACGAAGCGGCCGGCACCGTCACCTTCACGGTGACCAAGACGGGGGGCAGCGAACAGCCGGTCAGCGTCGACTTCGCCACCGCCAACGGCAGCGCCACGGCCGGAGCCGACTACACCGGGCAAAGCGGCACGCTGAGCTTTGCCGCCGGCGAGACGGTGAAGACCATCACCATTGCCATCGCCAACGACACGCAATACGAAATCTCGGAAGACTTCAGCGTCTCGATCAGCAACCCGGTGAACGCCGTGCTCGGCACCAGCAGCGCCACCGGCACCATCGTTGATGACGGCCGCAGCCTGCCCGGTGGCGGCACCGCCAACGACGACCGTCCGGGCTTCTCGATCAACGACCTGACCATCGACGAAGCCGCCGGCACCGTCACCTTCACGGTTACCCGGACGGGCGACCTGACGCAAAGCGCCGCCGTCGACTACGCCGGACAAGACAACACGGCGACCGGCGCCGACTACAGCGTTGCCGCCGGCACCCTGAGCTTTGCCGCCGGCATCGCCAGCCAGACCATCACCGTCGCCATCGCCAACGACGGCACCTTCGAAGGCGCCGAACAATTCAACCTCAACCTCGCCAACCCGGTCGGTGCCGTCATTGTTGACGGCCAGGGTGTTGGCACCATTGTTGATGATGGCCGTACCCTGCCGGGTGTTCCGGCCAACGATGACCGTCCGACCCTGAGCATCGACAGCCCGACGGTCAGCGAAGGCGGCTACGCTACTTTCACGGCGACCTTGAGCAACGCCAGCACGACGGCCGTGACCTTCACGCCGAGCCTGACTGGTGGCACGGCAACGCTGGGTACCGATACCAGCGCCGCCAGCACGCTGCAGTACTACAACGGCACGGCCTGGGTCTTGGCCACCGGTGGGGTGAGCATCCCGGCCGGCAGCACCAGCGTGCAGCTGCGCCTGCAGACGACGGATGACCTGCTGGACGAGCCGGCCGAGAATTTCTCGCTGACCGGCACGGTGACCAGCGGCAATACGGCCAATGCATCGGCAACCGGTACCGCCTCGATTACCGACAACGATCCGACGCCGAGCTTCTCGATCAACGACATCACGGTCAATGAAGCCGCTGGCACGGCAACCTTCACGGTCAGCCTGTCGGCCGCCAGTGGCCAGGCGACCAGTGTCAACTGGGGTCTGTCGAACGGGACGGCCCTGTCGGGTAGCGACTACACGATGGGTAGCGGTACGCTGAACTTTGCAGCGGGGATCACCAGCCAGACCATTACGGTCAGCATCTTGAACGACACGCCGCGCGTGTATGAAGGTTCCGAAACCTTCAATGTTAATCTGAGTTCTTCGGTCAACGCCACGATTGCCGACAATCTGGGTGTTGGCACCATTATGGACAACGGCACGGGTGGTGGTGGATCGGACGACGACCGTCCGACCCTGAGCATCGACAGCCCGACGGTCACTGAAGGCGGCTACGCCACCTTCACGGCAACCTTGAGCAACGCCAGCACGACGGCCGTGACCTTTACGCCGAGCCTGACTGGTGGCACGGCAACGCTGGGTACCGATACCAGCGCCGCCAGCACGCTGGAGTACTACAACGGTACTGCCTGGGTGTCGGCCACCGGCGGGGTGAGCATCCCGGCCGGCAGCACCAGCGTGCAACTGCGCCTGCAGACGACGGATGACCTGCTGGACGAGCCGGCCGAGAATTTCTCGCTGACCGGTACGGTGACCAGCGGCAATACGGCCAATGCATCGGCAACCGGTACCGCCTCGATTACCGATAACGATCCGACGCCGAGCTTCTCGATCAACGACATCACGGTCAATGAAGCCGCCGGGACGGCCACCTTCACCGTCACCCTGTCGGCGGCCAGTGGTCAGGCGACCAGCGTCAATTGGGGCTTGTCGAATGGCACGGCCCTGGCCGGTTCGGATTACACGAACAACAGCGGCACCCTGAACTTTGCTCCGGGTGTCACGACGCAGACCATCACCGTCGCCATCCTTAACGACAGCCCTCGCGTGTATGAAGGTTCCGAAACCTTCAATGTTAATCTGAGTTCTGCGGTCAACGCCACGATTGCCGACAATCTGGGTGTTGGCACCATTATGGACAACGGCACGGGTGGTGGTGGATCGGACGATGACCGTCCGACCTTGAGCATCGACAGCCCGACGGTCACTGAAGGCGGCTACGCTACTTTCACGGCGACCTTGAGCAACGCCAGCACGACGGCCGTGACCTTCACGCCGAGCCTGACTGGTGGCACGGCAACGCTGGGTACCGATACCAGCGCCGCCAGCACGCTGCAGTACTACAACGGTACGGCCTGGGTGTCGGCCACCGGCGGGGTAAGCATCCCGGCCGGCAGCACCAGCGTGCAGCTGCGTCTGCAGACGACGGATGACCTGCTGGACGAGCCGGCCGAGAATTTCTCGCTGACCGGCACGGTGACCAGCGGCAATACGGCCAATGCTTCGGCAACCGGTACTGCCTCGATTACCGATAATGACACGACACCGACGGTTGGTACTGCTGGCGCTGTCCTCTCGGAAGAGGGGCTGACCGGCGGCATTGCAGATACCACGGGCAATACCGATACGACCGACGTGCGGACGATCACCGGCACCATTCCGGTTGCCGATGCTGATGGCAACGCGCTGACGGTAACGCTCACTGCACCGCTAACTGCGCTGACCTCCAATGGTCAGCCGGTAACCTGGAGCGGTTCGGGAACCCAGACGCTGATTGGTTCGGCCGGTGGCAACGAAGTGATTCGCGTCAGTGTCGACAATGCTGGAAATTACACGGCAACCTTGAGCAAGGCAGTTGATCATCCGCTGAACAGCCAGGAGGATGTGCTCAGTTTCAATGTGGGGGTTACCGCGAGCGACAGTGCGCAAAGTGGTACCGGAACGCTGACCATTTCCATTGAAGATGACATGCCGACGGCCATTCCTGGCACGCAAACAGTGGTTCTGCCTTCGCAGGACACCAACATCATGCTGATTCTCGATGTCTCCGGCTCCATGAGCGATGACGCGGATGGCGTGGCCGGTGGTCCGACGCGTCTGGATGTCATGAAGAGCTCGGTCAACATGATGCTGGATCAGTACGATAACCTCGGTGACATCAAGGTTCGTATCGTCACTTTCTCCAGCAATGCTGCCGAGCGGGATGCAGTTTGGGTGGATGTTACCCGGGCCAAGCAAATCGTGAATGGCCTGACGGCCAATGGAAGCACCAATTACGATGCGGCCTTGGTTACCGCACAGGGAGCATTTACCGATAGCGGCAAGATTGTCGGTGCCAAGAATGTTTCGTACTTCCTGACGGATGGACAGCCTACAGCAGCCAGCGATTGGGACGGCAGCGGTCCGCTGACCAGCCAGAACGGCATTCAGTCCGGCGAGGAGACTTTGTGGGTCAATTTCCTGACTGCCAACCAGATCAACTCGATGGCCTATGGCATGGGCACCGGGGCAACGCAGGTCAACATGAATCCGGTGGCCTACGACGGGATCAATCAGGTCAATACCAACGCGATTGTTGTGGCCAATCCGGCGGTTGATCTGCCGCCGATCCTGCGCGACTCGATTGTGATGCCGACAGTTGGCGAACTGGTCAATGGCTCCCTCGGGGCTGGTTCGGGTATTGGTGCTGATGGCGGCGTTTTGGCAGCCTTTGTCCTGAACGGTACGACCTACAGCAGCGGTGGCGCAGTTTCGGGTACCAACCGGGGTACTTACGATGCCGCCACCAACTCCTGGACCGTGACGTCCACGGCGGGTGGCAAGTTTGCGGTCGACATGGATAACAGCCAATACACCTATACGCCGCCGGCTTCGACCGCGACCCAATACAGCGAAAGTATCGCTTATACCCTGCGTGACAATGATGGCGATAGCGCCTCTTCGGTGCTGACCATCGATGTCATGCCGCCGCAGGTCGTTACCCTGACCAGTACCAATGCCAGCATTACCGGTCTGAACATGGGGCTGTCCGGCGAGTATTTCGGCTACAACGAATACCGGGACGGTACGGCTAGCGACCCGGCCTACGAGGGATCGACAACGGTTCGTCTGCATTCCGATGACGGTACGGCCGATGCCGGTAGCGCCAACAACGTCGACCGCCTGGCCGATGTCGAGGCGATCATCGAGGGACGCAACAACAACACCAACCTGATCAACAACGCCATTCTTTCTGATCCGACCAAGGCCGATGCCACTTTCTCGGTCAACAAGGTGGAGTTTGGCCTGCCGGCTGGTTCCAACACGCCGCTGTTCAGCAACGACCTTGGCCAGAACGGCAAGGTGACCAGCGGCGCGATCGGTGCTACGGCGGGAGGGAATACCAATAACCTTTATACCTTCCTCAAGGTTTCCTCCGGCAACGTGGATGGACTGGCGGCAACCAGCGGTCTTGGTGATACCACCGATGCCGTTATCCGGATGGTTGGCTACATCTACATCCCGGCGGGCGGTGTCTACGATATGCGGGTGACGGCGGACGACGGCTATCGTGTGCTGATCAATGGCCAGAATCTTGGTCAGGCCGACTTTATCCAGTCGACCGCTACCCAGGTCTACAGCGGTGTCACGCTGTCGGAAGGTCTCCAGCCGATCGAAATTCTTTATTGGGATCAGGCCGGTCACGCCAGCCTGCGTGTCGAGTTCAAGGCCAGCGGAGCAGCCGATAGCACATACAAGATCATCGGCAACGACGAATATGCCTTGTTCTCGCCGAGCGATGTGCCTGCACTGGGCGCCAACGAGGACATCGTTGAGTCGACAACCAACGGTGTATGGCAGATTCGCGAGGGGGAGACCTACAACGGTACCAATATTCCTGAAAAGATTGTCGGCAGCGATGGCAAGGACACTATCCATGCCGGTGGCGGCAACGACATCGTTCAAGGCGGTTCCGGCTCCGATCTGATCTCTGGCGGCGCTGGCGACGACGTTCTGAGCGGTGGCCTGGGTTCGGATACGTTTGCCTGGACGCTGGCTGATCAGGGCAGCGTTGGCCTGCCGGCAAAGGACATCATTGCAGACTTCAATGTGGCGTCGAAGGCGGCAGGCGGCGATGTGCTCGATCTGCGCGATCTGTTGCCGACAGCTACAACCGGGGCTGCGCTGGATGGTTACCTGAACTTCAGCACGTCTGGCAGCGACACGGTAATCGATGTGAAACCGGATGGTGCCAACGTGACGCAGCAGATCGTGCTGGCCGGCGTTGATCTGGGGGCAACGGGTGCCAATGATGTGACGATCATCAATGACCTGCTGACCAAGGGCAAGCTCATTACCGACTAA